GCAACAGACGCCTGTGTCAAAGAAGGCCTTGAGATGGCAGAATTCTCCGAAGATACAACGAAAGCACTGAAAAAAGCTCTGCCGGCAACAGCAAATTTCTCAAACCCCGTAGACGTCATCGGCGATGCCAAACACGACAGATATGAAAGCGTCCTAGAACAGCTCGTCAAAGATGAAAACGTCGACGGCATCATCGTAATACTGACACCACAGGCGATGACAGATATCCACGAGATAGCTAACGTCATAGTAAAATACTCCAAAGAGACAGACAAAACAATATTGTCGTGCTTCATGGGAGGCACCGACGTAGCACGAGGTATAACAATACTGGAAAAAAATGGCGTACCACATTATACCTTCCCACACGATGTCGCACGAGCACTAGCAGCGATGTCGCAATATAACGAATCCTTACAACGGAAATACGTCGATACCAAAAGATACGACGTCGATACTAAAACCGCCAAAGAGATATTCGCGAAGGCTAAAGAAAAAGGACAGGAATTCTTGACGATAGACCAGTCGATGGATGTCTTCAAAGCATATGGACTGCCGCTATTGCCATATGGCATGGCAAAAGACGCCGACGAAGCAGCAAATATCGCCAACGAAATAGGATATCCCGTAGTACTTAAAGTCGTAGCACAGGAAATAGTACATAAAATCGACGTCGGAGGGGTAAGACTCAATATCGCCGACGAAGAAGATCTACGCAAAACATATTCCGCAATGCTCGAAGATATAGCAAAAGCATCGCCAGAGGCTGTAATCGACGGTGTATTCGTACAGGCTATGGGAAAGAAAGGTAAAGAGGTGATCCTCGGAATGAAAAGAGACGAACAGTTCGGGCCCGTCCTTATGTTCGGACTCGGAGGGATATACGTCGAAGTCATTAAAGATGTAACATTCGGATTGGCGCCACTGCAAGACGACGACGCAAAACGTATGATACATACAATAAAAACATTTCCGCTGCTCGAAGGTCTCCGCGGAGAAAAACCTAGCGACATAGAAAATATCAAAGAAGGCCTCAAAAGACTCTCACAGCTGTCGTGCGACAACGAAGAAATAAAAGAAATCGATATAAATCCTCTGCTCGTCT
This DNA window, taken from Waddliaceae bacterium, encodes the following:
- a CDS encoding CoA-binding protein yields the protein MKEKNLQAMFDPMSIAVIGASRREDTVGYAVLHNLINHGFVGKIYPVNPKAEELEGLKCYPSITEISDDVELAVIIVGSKIVPSVMQECAEKGVKSVIVISAGFKEIGEAGRAIEDEVAAIAKKHNISLLGPNCLGIINTDPDVAMNASFSRVMPSVGTIAFISQSGALCTAILDYALEKNIGFSKFISLGNKADVTEGDLLHYLKDDIYTDVILMYLEDIVDGEEFIAHAREIVGKEKPVLAIKAGRTAEGAKAASSHTGSMMGSDEVYDAIFTQSGVMRVDSVADIFNFAVAFANQPLPKSNRVAIITNAGGPGIMATDACVKEGLEMAEFSEDTTKALKKALPATANFSNPVDVIGDAKHDRYESVLEQLVKDENVDGIIVILTPQAMTDIHEIANVIVKYSKETDKTILSCFMGGTDVARGITILEKNGVPHYTFPHDVARALAAMSQYNESLQRKYVDTKRYDVDTKTAKEIFAKAKEKGQEFLTIDQSMDVFKAYGLPLLPYGMAKDADEAANIANEIGYPVVLKVVAQEIVHKIDVGGVRLNIADEEDLRKTYSAMLEDIAKASPEAVIDGVFVQAMGKKGKEVILGMKRDEQFGPVLMFGLGGIYVEVIKDVTFGLAPLQDDDAKRMIHTIKTFPLLEGLRGEKPSDIENIKEGLKRLSQLSCDNEEIKEIDINPLLVYEEGEGTKVLDARIIL